A window of the Planococcus citri chromosome 4, ihPlaCitr1.1, whole genome shotgun sequence genome harbors these coding sequences:
- the LOC135845222 gene encoding uncharacterized protein LOC135845222: MTKPGDSKSDADKEQPTPPQPQVVNAVHRIELPPFNGTNIRLWWRQVKLRLGLGTFKNEQTKFEAVAGSLPHDIATSVQEIIFNPPELNPFSALRDRVYEVYEPSDTEQINRLLEGCQLGDKKPSILLAEMRVLAKGRVTNETLSELFKRRLPEPVQLVLAAGCVTDPDKMAQAADAAVQYIRLPTVAAVATSGATSASSSEASDHNSLLGQISALTKAVNTLVNENRQHRSRSRTRNDSENGRSRSRQRSGTPRNANYCWYHNRWAEKAKKCVGSCQ; encoded by the coding sequence ATGACCAAACCTGGCGATTCCAAAAGTGACGCGGACAAGGAGCAGCCTACTCCGCCACAGCCGCAGGTTGTAAATGCAGTTCATCGTATTGAATTACCACCGTTTAATGGCACAAATATTCGTCTATGGTGGCGTCAGGTTAAGCTGAGGTTAGGTCTGGGCACTTTCAAGAATGAACAGACAAAATTCGAGGCTGTCGCCGGTTCCCTTCCTCACGATATAGCCACAAGCGTGCAGGAAATAATATTCAATCCACCAGAGCTGAATCCGTTCTCCGCGTTACGTGATCGTGTGTACGAGGTGTATGAGCCTTCCGATACGGAGCAAATTAATCGCCTGCTCGAAGGTTGTCAACTTGGTGATAAAAAACCATCTATTCTACTAGCTGAGATGCGTGTACTCGCGAAAGGTCGCGTCACCAACGAAACATTGTCCGAGCTGTTTAAACGCAGATTACCTGAGCCAGTTCAACTTGTTTTAGCTGCCGGATGCGTTACTGACCCGGATAAAATGGCCCAAGCAGCTGACGCCGCAGTTCAATACATTCGTCTGCCTACAGTAGCAGCAGTAGCAACGTCAGGTGCGACCAGTGCATCGAGCTCCGAAGCATCTGACCATAATTCGTTACTTGGTCAAATCTCAGCACTGACAAAAGCTGTCAATACACTTGTCAACGAAAATAGACAACACAGATCGCGCTCACGTACGCGAAATGATTCTGAGAATGGCCGTTCACGTTCCAGGCAGCGTTCTGGGACACCGAGAAACGCCAACTACTGCTGGTACCATAATCGTTGGGCTGAGAAAGCGAAAAAGTGCGTCGGCAGTTGCCAATAG
- the LOC135846053 gene encoding dehydrogenase/reductase SDR family protein 7-like — MKTDSMVDMLSKMEITLQNIFRSNYFWWFGRFLIPSFVTFFIYRVFFYRSSKLLHGKVVLITGASSGLGEALAHIFHSAGCKVILASRNEVSLQRVKNELAFKRPGKVSTFPAVVLPVDLTNLQYLESFAKEAVDIYGRIDILINNAGMSYRGLIVSTSTDVDYKVMLVNYLGQVALTKALLPSMMEQSNGHIVFVSSVQGRVAIPYRSAYTVSKHALQAFSDTLRAEVAEYNISVTTASPGYIRTNLSINAITGNGKRYGVLDDTTASGYPAPYVADKIFWAIVGRKKELVIAPLTHRLVIYIRTLCPWLYFFIMRLRARSLRILPDKRK; from the exons ATGAAAACTGATTCAATGGTTGACATGCTTTCGAAGATGGAAATCACCCTTCAAAACATCTTCCGATCTAATTACTTTTGGTGGTTTGGACGTTTCCTGATACCTTCGTTCGTTACATTTTTTATATACAGAGTATTTTTTTATAGAAGTTCCAAATTACTGCATGGGAAA GTTGTTCTAATAACTGGAGCGAGTTCTGGACTGGGTGAAGCTCTAGCTCATATTTTCCATTCAGCTGGCTGTAAAGTCATCTTAGCTTCCAGAAATGAAGTCAGTTTACAAAGAGTTAAAAACGAATTAGCTTTCAAAAGACCAGGC AAAGTATCCACTTTTCCGGCAGTCGTATTGCCAGTTGATCTCACTAATTTACAATATTTAGAGAGCTTTGCCAAGGAAGCTGTTGATATTTATGGTCGTATCGATATATTGATCAATAACGCTGGTATGAGTTACCGAGGATTGATTGTTTCCACATCTACGGACGTTGACTACAAAGTAATGCTGGTCAACTATTTGGGACAAGTAGCTTTAACAAAAG CACTTTTGCCTTCGATGATGGAGCAATCAAACGGCCACATTGTGTTTGTTAGCAGTGTTCAAGGAAGAGTCGCTATCCCCtacag GTCAGCATATACGGTATCGAAACACGCTTTGCAAGCATTTAGCGATACGTTGAGAGCTGAAGTTGCCGAATACAATATATCAGTTACCACCGCCAGTCCGGGTTACATAAGGACCAATTTATCAATAAACGCCATTACTGGAAATGGTAAACGTTACGGAG TTTTAGACGATACGACCGCATCTGGTTATCCGGCTCCGTACGTTGCAGACAAAATATTCTGGGCGATAGTTGGTCGTAAAAAAGAACTAGTTATAGCTCCTCTAACTCATCGTTTAGTTATTTATATTCGAACGCTGTGCCCTTGGTTATACTTTTTTATAATGCGACTAAGAGCAAGATCTTTACGAATATTACCGGATAAAAGAAAATAG
- the LOC135845220 gene encoding uncharacterized protein LOC135845220, which translates to MTKPGDSKSDADKEQPTPPQPQVVNAVHRIELPPFNGTNIRLWWRQVKLRLGLGTFKNEQTKFEAVAGSLPHDIATSVQEIIFNPPELNPFSALRDRVYEVYEPSDTEQINRLLEGCQLGDKKPSILLAEMRVLAKGRVTNETLSELFKRRLPEPVQLVLAAGCVTDPDKMAQAADAAVQYVRLPTVAAVATSGATSASSSEASDHNSLLGQISALTKAVNTLVNENRQHRSRSRTRNDSENGRSRSRQRSGTPRNANYCWYHNRWAEKAKKCVGSCQ; encoded by the coding sequence ATGACCAAACCTGGCGATTCCAAAAGTGACGCGGACAAGGAGCAGCCTACTCCGCCACAGCCGCAGGTTGTAAATGCAGTTCATCGTATTGAATTACCACCGTTTAATGGCACAAATATTCGTCTATGGTGGCGTCAGGTTAAGCTGAGGTTAGGTCTGGGCACTTTCAAGAATGAACAGACAAAATTCGAGGCTGTCGCCGGTTCCCTTCCTCACGATATAGCCACAAGCGTGCAGGAAATAATATTCAATCCACCAGAGCTGAATCCGTTCTCCGCGTTACGTGATCGTGTGTACGAGGTGTATGAGCCTTCCGATACGGAGCAAATTAATCGCCTGCTCGAAGGTTGTCAACTTGGTGATAAAAAACCATCTATTCTACTAGCTGAGATGCGTGTACTCGCGAAAGGTCGCGTCACCAACGAAACATTGTCCGAGCTGTTTAAACGCAGATTACCTGAGCCAGTTCAACTTGTTTTAGCTGCCGGATGCGTTACTGACCCGGATAAAATGGCCCAAGCAGCTGACGCCGCAGTTCAATACGTTCGTCTGCCTACAGTAGCAGCAGTAGCAACGTCAGGTGCGACCAGTGCATCGAGCTCCGAAGCATCTGACCATAATTCGTTACTTGGTCAAATCTCAGCACTGACAAAAGCTGTCAATACACTTGTCAACGAAAATAGACAACACAGATCGCGCTCACGTACGCGAAATGATTCTGAGAATGGCCGTTCACGTTCCAGGCAGCGTTCTGGGACACCGAGAAACGCCAACTACTGCTGGTACCATAATCGTTGGGCTGAGAAAGCGAAAAAGTGCGTCGGCAGTTGCCAATAG